Proteins from one Cryptomeria japonica chromosome 4, Sugi_1.0, whole genome shotgun sequence genomic window:
- the LOC131055757 gene encoding UDP-glucosyltransferase 29-like, giving the protein MRQKEQGTCKQVLRGRPRLRRCGLHCCLASAPTDYPSQSVTLRLYEAAGALIVNSALEPSAISYPERFLRGIDSCDIVAVKTCAELEGKYVEYFGKVTGKLVVLLGPLLSPHVSERKADMDVMAWLDKQSPSSIVYVSFGSQCFLRREEIAEVVLGLEASWKPFLWALHGDSFWVPEGFVGRVGKRGVVAEREILANFMITVGGTL; this is encoded by the coding sequence ATGAGGCAGAAGGAACAAGGTACTTGCAAGCAGGTACTTAGAGGTAGGCCTAGGCTAAGAAGGTGCGGTTTACATTGTTGCTTAGCCAGTGCCCCAACAGACTACCCCTCGCAGTCGGTCACATTGAGGCTATATGAAGCGGCTGGGGCTTTAATTGTCAACAGTGCCCTAGAACCAAGCGCTATTAGTTACCCTGAGCGCTTCTTACGTGGCATAGATTCCTGTGACATCGTGGCTGTCAAAACGTGCGCTGAGCTAGAGGGGAAGTATGTTGAGTATTTTGGGAAGGTGACTGGGAAACTAGTTGTTCTGCTTGGACCTCTCTTGTCACCGCACGTGTCCGAAAGGAAAGCTGACATGGATGTGATGGCGTGGTTGGACAAACAGTCGCCAAGCTCTATAGTCTATGTGTCATTTGGGAGCCAGTGCTTTTTACGAAGGGAAGAGATTGCAGAGGTGGTATTGGGATTGGAAGCCAGCTGGAAGCCCTTCTTGTGGGCCCTACATGGGGATTCATTTTGGGTCCCAGAGGGCTTTGTAGGGAGGGTTGGGAAGAGGGGTGTGGTTGCCGAGAGGGAGATACTAGCCAATTTTATGATCACTGTGGGTGGAACTCTCTAA